The following nucleotide sequence is from Microbacterium imperiale.
CCGAGAACGTCGTCGAACTGACCGACGTCCACGCCGGCTACCTGCCCGGAGTCAACATCCTCAACGGCGCGAACCTCACCGCCGCGAAGGGTGAGCTCGTGGGAATCATCGGCCCCAACGGCGCCGGCAAATCGACCATGCTCAAGGCGATCTTCGGCCAGGTGAAGGTGCGGTCCGGGTCGGTCAAGCTCAACGGTGACGAGATCACGGGGCTGCGGGCGAACCGGCTCGTGGCCAAGGGCGTGGGGTTCGTCCCGCAGACGAACAACGTGTTCCCGAGTCTCACGATCGCCGAGAACCTGCAGATGGGCGCCTACCAGCGACCCAAGGTCGTCGCCGAGCGCACCGACTTCGTGACCTCGATCTTCCCCGACCTCGCCAAGCGCCTGCAGCAGCGGGCCGGATCGCTCTCGGGCGGCGAGCGTCAGATGGTCGCGATGGGCCGCGCGCTCATGATGGACCCCTACGTGCTGCTGCTCGACGAGCCGTCGGCGGGACTGTCTCCGTCGCGTCAGGACGAGGCGTTCCTGCGGGTCTCCGAGATCAACAAGGCCGGCGTCACGACGATCATGGTCGAGCAGAACGCGCGTCGTTGCCTGCAGATCTGCGATCGCGGATACGTCCTCGACCAGGGCCGCGACGCCTACACCGGCACCGGCCGCGAGCTGCTCAACGACCCCAAGGTCATCGGGCTGTACCTCGGCACCCTCGGGACCTGACCCCGACCCGCCCCGCGGCGGGCTTCGGCTCGGGCTACGCGCGGCGCGCGGGCTTGGCATGGCAGTTGTTGGCGGGGCGGCAGCTGCGCGCGTGGGCTCGGCTTGGCAGCTCGCGCCGCCTTCCTGCGAGGGAAGGGGCAGCAGCTGCCAGATGGAGGGGCGGCAGCCGCGCGCGTGGGCCTGGCTTGGCAGGTCGCGCCGCCTTCCTGCGAGGGAAGGGGCAGCAGCTGCCAGATGGAGGCGGACCGGCGAGCGCCGCGCCTCCTCCCCCGCGAGCGAACCGCGGGTGTTACGCACACCTGGCGTCTCTACCCGAATGTCGCGCGGAGCCGACTGCGACGATCGAAGGATGCCGCGACCTCCCCAGCCTCTGCCTCCCGCCCTGGGCGACGCGTTCTCGTGCTCGGCGGCATCCGCTCTGGGGGTCTCGGCTAAGCGGATGCGTGCGTCCGACCTCGAGACCCCGTTCCGCGGCGTCCGCCGCCGACGCACCGAGGATGTCGCCGACAGCGGGCCGCTCGCGGAGGACCGGGCTGTCCGGCGCCGCGTGCTCGCCGATGCGGCCTCGTACGTGCAGGTCATGTCGGACGACGCGTTCTTCTGCGGTCGCACGGCAGCGATCCTGTGGGGCGCGGGGATCGCACCTCGCACCGAGCTCGATGTCGGGGTCATCGCGCCCCGGCGCGCGCCCCGCCGCCGCGGCATCCGCGGGCATCAGTTCGCTCCGACGCACGTCGTACTCACCTCGCTCGAGGGCCTCCGGGTGTCGGACCCCGCGTCGACGTGGGCCATGCTCGGACGGGATGCCGATGTGCGCGAGCTCGTCCGAGCGGGAGACGCCCTCGTCCGGGTGCCGCGTGGCGCGGGCGGCGTCCGCCGCCCCGATCAGCGACGGACCACGCCCGAGTCGCTCGCGGCTGCCGCAACCGCTGGCCGCCGGGTCGGCGCGGCGAAGCTCGCGGAGGCACTGTCGCTGATCCGTGTGGGGTCGATGTCGCCGCTGGAGACCGACTGCCGCCTCGAGCTGACCGCCGCCGGGCTGCCCGAGCCGGTGCTGGACCTCGAGATTCGAGATCGCACCGGCCGCCTGGTCGGAATCGCGGATGCCGTGTGGCCCCGCTATCGCGTGATCGCGGAGGTCGAGGGGGATCACCATCGCACCTCGACCGAGCAGTGGGCGCGGGATATCGAGAAGCACACCGGCTATGCGGCACTCGGGTTCGAGGTCATCCGGCTGGCCGCGTCGCACATCCGGCATCCGCGTCCCGCCGCGCCGCGCATCGTCGGCGATGCGCTGCGCCGCCGCGAGTGGTCGCCGACGAGCTGACGCCGCATCCCCGCCTCGCGCAGCTCGGACTCACCTGACACCTCACGCCCCCTCAGAGCGCAGCAGTGGGCACCACCTGCCAGGCGAACCGACACCTCACCCCTCACCTGGCACCTCACGCCGCTTCCCACCCCGCGAAGGGGCACCACCTGCCAACTCAACCTCGCGCCGCCCCACCCCGACGCAGACCCAACCCCACGCAGCCCCACCTCGCGCAGCCCCGCCTCGCGCAGCTCGGACTCACCTGACAACCCACGCCCCCGCACGGCGCAGCAGCGGGCACCACCTGCCAAGCGAACCGACCCCTCCCCGCTCACCTGACACCTCACGCCCCCTCCCACCC
It contains:
- a CDS encoding ABC transporter ATP-binding protein, with the translated sequence MTENVVELTDVHAGYLPGVNILNGANLTAAKGELVGIIGPNGAGKSTMLKAIFGQVKVRSGSVKLNGDEITGLRANRLVAKGVGFVPQTNNVFPSLTIAENLQMGAYQRPKVVAERTDFVTSIFPDLAKRLQQRAGSLSGGERQMVAMGRALMMDPYVLLLDEPSAGLSPSRQDEAFLRVSEINKAGVTTIMVEQNARRCLQICDRGYVLDQGRDAYTGTGRELLNDPKVIGLYLGTLGT